From Onychostoma macrolepis isolate SWU-2019 chromosome 19, ASM1243209v1, whole genome shotgun sequence, a single genomic window includes:
- the kdf1b gene encoding keratinocyte differentiation factor 1, with product MESTPSWTSGPIDEGPYQERSVDPVEIEIQHFGVRHKVNKDANGNTTGPETVSFLPVKEEPVSGTCMCGPCASVSSCRKLFCSVLTCGLYRVCRRLPCLVSSEISAPKAPVENQSRPPQAENGFYSDIRIGGVKVDTSVIEEDEDHVSFSTSKLEMDSPIYFSSLPEDDLINGSGMEDVDKLITQKLMEVFSEFEINELAKCTTDSMFLRRSREISQLISDIVEEHNMEEQEAECRLVREIIRISTRKSKKKPQVRPQELQRDSGNDTWNSKRNSQKSSFNSMSDGKLQISMERSDDIEARKLRNNSSQSFSPSFQETGVPITSDTPLLPSSIQA from the exons ATGGAGAGCACACCGTCCTGGACCAGTGGTCCCATTGATGAAGGGCCATACCAAGAGCGATCCGTAGACCCCGTGGAGATTGAGATCCAGCACTTCGGAGTGAGGCACAAAGTCAACAAGGATGCCAACGGCAATACGACCGGGCCGGAGACCGTAAGCTTTCTCCCCGTCAAAGAGGAGCCCGTCTCGGGGACGTGTATGTGCGGACCTTGCGCTTCTGTGAGTAGCTGCAGGAAGCTCTTTTGTAGCGTTTTGACTTGTGGACTGTACCGCGTGTGCCGGCGCTTACCTTGTCTCGTTTCGAGCGAAATCTCAGCTCCCAAAGCGCCGGTGGAGAACCAGTCAAGACCTCCACAGGCTGAGAACGGCTTCTATTCCGACATCCGCATTGGTGGCGTCAAAGTGGACACATCCGTCATTGAAGAAGATGAAGACCATGTGTCGTTTTCCACTTCCAAACTCGAGATGGACAGTCCGATTTACTTCAGTAGCTTACCGGAGGATGACTTAATCAACGGCAGCGGGATGGAAGACGTGGACAAACTCATCACCCAGAAGCTCATGGAGGTCTTCTCTGAGTTTGAGATCAACGAGCTGGCCAAGTGCACCACGGACTCCATGTTCCTGCGGCGTTCCCGGGAGATCAGTCAGCTCATCTCGGATATCGTGGAGGAGCACAACATGGAGGAGCAGGAGGCCGAGTGCAGGCTGGTGCGAGAGATCATTCGCATCAGCACGCGCAAGAGTAAGAAGAAGCCGCAAGTCAGACCGCAGGAGCTGCAGCGGGACAGCGGCAATGACACCTGGAACAGCAAGAGGAACAGCCAGAAGAGCAGCTTCAATTCCATGAGCGATGGAA AGTTGCAGATTTCAATGGAGAGGTCAGATGACATTGAAGCCAGGAAGTTACGCAACAACAGTAGCCAGT CATTCTCTCCGAGTTTCCAGGAAACCGGTGTGCCGATCACGTCGGACACCCCTTTACTCCCCAGCAGCATACAAGCATGA